In one Mucilaginibacter sp. PAMB04168 genomic region, the following are encoded:
- a CDS encoding RagB/SusD family nutrient uptake outer membrane protein, with the protein MKTFKQYLIVLASSAMLIQSCKENIDIAPIENNTSGNFYSNELEIKQAAIGIYARLGRNGTNTDFATDYFWLASENRSDLLYIAGETSAQNDQLELRKYLTTPTSGTVSAIFSRLYQIIKEANNLLYYTKEGEYMRYRAEARFLRAYAYAELVRSFGPVALITTPVENSEAVSQPRAAATEIYAQIIADLQYAAANLQKVYTGADAGRVGSLAANALLGQVYMTMAGYPMNDASAYAKAEAVYASIIGDVSARFSPVYAQIFTLANENKYDLFSIQFASGGLNTGSSLGAYTTSGASSGSPFPEWLYSTYTVQGQDVRVDSAVVKQMKANKDLRFPASIDTGYYNAVSTVTNRVFVPRNIVTKFLEKDPTNTKIKAWNDQPRNFPIIRDADVYLMYAEALIRDGKAGNARQYVNAIRTRAGLAVLTADPTLDDIKRERKFEFIGEGRRYFDLVRWGETEAISTLAAFAAYYHSKLNGQLPTKKDLLLPIPQNELKTRSNWTQNFGY; encoded by the coding sequence ATGAAAACATTTAAACAGTATCTAATTGTTTTGGCAAGCTCAGCTATGCTGATTCAATCGTGCAAAGAGAACATCGATATAGCACCCATTGAAAATAATACTTCTGGTAACTTTTACTCAAATGAACTTGAGATAAAGCAGGCAGCAATAGGCATTTATGCAAGGTTGGGCAGAAATGGTACCAATACAGATTTTGCAACAGACTATTTTTGGCTGGCGTCTGAGAACCGCTCCGACTTGCTGTACATTGCCGGTGAAACTTCGGCTCAGAACGATCAGCTGGAATTGAGAAAATACCTTACTACACCAACATCCGGCACAGTATCAGCCATATTTTCGAGGCTGTATCAAATTATCAAAGAAGCTAATAATCTTTTGTATTACACTAAGGAAGGCGAATATATGCGCTACCGTGCAGAGGCTAGATTTTTAAGGGCATATGCCTATGCCGAACTGGTGCGCTCCTTTGGTCCGGTTGCATTAATTACAACACCAGTTGAAAACTCAGAGGCTGTTTCACAGCCGCGTGCTGCTGCAACCGAAATTTATGCACAAATTATTGCCGATTTACAATATGCGGCCGCAAATCTTCAGAAGGTTTATACCGGTGCAGATGCAGGCCGGGTAGGTAGCCTGGCAGCTAATGCCCTGTTGGGCCAGGTTTATATGACCATGGCCGGTTATCCAATGAACGATGCCTCAGCTTATGCAAAGGCCGAGGCGGTTTATGCAAGTATCATTGGTGATGTATCGGCCCGCTTTTCGCCGGTATATGCGCAAATATTTACGCTTGCTAACGAAAATAAATACGATCTGTTCTCCATTCAGTTTGCCTCGGGCGGATTGAATACAGGTTCCAGCCTGGGCGCTTATACCACTAGTGGTGCAAGTTCAGGTTCACCGTTTCCAGAGTGGCTGTATTCAACTTATACTGTACAGGGGCAGGATGTGCGTGTAGATAGTGCCGTGGTTAAACAAATGAAAGCCAATAAAGATCTTCGCTTTCCGGCCAGTATTGACACCGGTTACTACAACGCAGTAAGCACAGTTACCAACCGGGTGTTCGTTCCGCGAAACATTGTTACCAAGTTTTTAGAAAAAGACCCAACTAATACCAAAATTAAAGCATGGAACGATCAGCCCAGAAACTTTCCGATTATTCGGGATGCTGACGTTTATCTGATGTATGCTGAAGCGCTGATTCGCGATGGTAAAGCCGGAAATGCCAGGCAGTATGTTAATGCCATACGTACAAGGGCAGGCTTAGCTGTATTAACTGCAGACCCAACGCTGGATGATATTAAACGGGAGCGGAAGTTTGAGTTTATAGGCGAAGGCCGGAGATACTTTGACTTAGTACGCTGGGGCGAAACAGAAGCTATCAGCACCTTAGCTGCATTTGCCGCCTACTATCATTCTAAACTTAACGGACAACTTCCCACTAAAAAGGATTTGTTACTGCCCATTCCGCAAAACGAGCTGAAAACCCGTTCTAACTGGACGCAAAATTTCGGTTACTAA
- a CDS encoding sugar porter family MFS transporter: protein MSYSESRFNSTYVVGISFISALGGYLFGFDFAVISGALPFLRKAFALDVWWEGFLTGSLALGCIVGCLLAGKLADRYGRRPGLMLAAAVFAVSSVGMALSWSLSVFVVMRFAAGIGVGMASMLSPLYIAEVSPASVRGRNVAINQLTIVIGILVTNLVNYIIAGNGPEVWRWMFGMGVIPSGLFLLGIVWLPESPRWLAKAGKEEKAVAVLKKIGSESYVSATMSDIGSSLNGNAVQPSYRAVFSKAVRPAVIVGVTLAVFQQLCGINVVFNYTSTIFESVGASLDRQLFETVSIGLVNLLFTLLAMWQVDKLGRRPLMLIGSLGLSIIYLLLAYFLQNHAGPGLVSVLVLLAIGMYATSLAPVTWVLISEIFPNHIRGVASSVAIVSLWGAYFILVFTFPILAQKLGTYGPFYLYAVICFLGFLFIRLRVKETKGQTLEELENNFVSH, encoded by the coding sequence ATGTCTTATTCCGAAAGTCGCTTCAATAGTACCTATGTTGTAGGCATCTCATTTATCTCGGCTTTAGGAGGATATCTCTTCGGATTTGACTTTGCTGTCATTTCAGGAGCGCTTCCTTTTTTACGTAAAGCATTTGCACTTGATGTATGGTGGGAAGGTTTTTTGACCGGCTCATTGGCGCTGGGGTGTATTGTTGGTTGTTTATTAGCAGGTAAACTTGCGGACCGTTACGGACGCCGGCCCGGGCTAATGCTTGCTGCGGCCGTATTTGCAGTTTCTTCTGTAGGCATGGCCCTGTCATGGAGCCTTTCAGTGTTTGTGGTTATGCGTTTTGCTGCAGGCATAGGTGTTGGCATGGCTTCTATGCTCAGCCCGCTTTATATTGCCGAGGTATCGCCCGCTTCTGTTAGGGGGCGTAACGTTGCCATTAATCAGTTAACTATTGTAATTGGCATTCTGGTCACTAACCTGGTCAATTACATAATTGCCGGTAACGGGCCGGAGGTATGGCGTTGGATGTTTGGCATGGGCGTTATTCCATCAGGACTTTTCTTGCTGGGTATAGTATGGCTGCCTGAAAGTCCGCGTTGGCTTGCAAAGGCTGGCAAAGAAGAAAAAGCGGTAGCTGTCCTTAAAAAAATAGGTTCAGAATCTTATGTAAGCGCTACTATGAGCGATATTGGCAGCTCCTTAAACGGCAACGCCGTTCAGCCTTCTTACCGTGCGGTGTTTTCTAAAGCTGTGCGTCCGGCAGTTATTGTTGGCGTTACGTTGGCCGTATTTCAGCAACTGTGTGGCATTAACGTAGTGTTCAACTATACCTCAACCATATTCGAATCGGTGGGCGCCAGTTTAGATCGCCAGTTGTTTGAAACGGTATCTATTGGGTTGGTGAACTTGCTGTTCACCTTATTGGCTATGTGGCAGGTAGATAAACTCGGCCGGCGCCCGCTCATGTTAATTGGTTCATTAGGTTTGTCAATCATTTACTTGTTATTGGCTTACTTTCTGCAAAATCATGCCGGACCCGGTTTGGTATCGGTACTGGTTTTATTGGCTATTGGTATGTATGCAACCTCTTTAGCACCAGTTACCTGGGTGCTCATCTCAGAGATTTTCCCTAATCATATACGTGGCGTAGCCTCTTCGGTTGCCATCGTTTCCTTGTGGGGGGCTTACTTTATTTTGGTTTTTACGTTCCCTATCCTCGCGCAAAAGTTGGGCACTTATGGTCCGTTTTACTTATACGCTGTGATCTGCTTCCTGGGGTTCCTCTTCATTCGCCTACGGGTGAAAGAAACAAAAGGGCAGACCCTGGAAGAATTGGAGAACAATTTCGTAAGCCATTAA
- a CDS encoding DUF5107 domain-containing protein, translated as MNKSTVQAWVETVIIPTYEVGAPDKNPMFFEKRVYQGSSGVVYPNPVIEKIFDEKVDKPYQAIFLENQYLKIMILPELGGRVQMAWDKVKERHFIYYNQVIKPALVGLCGPWISGGIEFNWPQHHRPSTYEPVDFSIEENADGSTTVWVNEIEKMFRTKGMAGFTLHPDKAYLEIKAKLYNRTNMPQTFLWWANPAVAVNDDYQSVFPSDVNAVFDHGKRDVSAFPIATGTYYKVDYSPGTDISRYKNIKVPTSYMAVNSDYNFVGGYEHDTRAGVLHVANHHVSPGKKQWTWGCGDFGVAWDRNLTDEDGPYIELMTGVFTDNQPDFSWLMPYEEKSFTQYFMPYRELGMVKNASKDVMLSADIKDCRLTVKLFATCKLSNISVIIAVRGCEIAREVISISPEIVFDQSYEVDAECREMDLLIRITDVYNSEMLRYDPANNRNNDIPEPAKPALTPQETESTEQLFLTGQHLEQYRHATYSPVPYYEEALKRDPADYRNNNALGAWYLRRGQFKKSENYFRTAIATITGRNPNPYDSEAYYNLGLSLKYQNHINEAYNAFFKSTWSSAWQDAGYFSVAQIDMIRSHHELALEHINWAIDRNARNGKAHALKICALRKLGRITEAMEAANSALKRDYFNVGARYELVQCYLQNGQLNDADKELTEIEVTSRLTANTLLEYAIDYAAMGEYKLAVELLQLTKEDLRTPMTFYYIGYYAELLGNASLSATSLKQAQMADSAYCFPNKLEDILVLTYALEVNPADAKAAFYMGNLWYDKRQYDEAIAAWEKSMASDDQFSIVLRNLAIAYFNKKGKSAEALTLFEQAFALNPADARVLMELDQFYKRLNVAPQKRLNHLTCNNAVTNLRDDLYLEIAALHNFLGQPEKANQLISNRKFHPWEGGEGRVSGQYIYSLVEIAKKQISSGDYRGAIENLTLAQSYPDNLGEGKLHGAQENDIYYWLGCAYEQLNENEEAQLYFKKASTGLSEPSAAMFYNDQQPDKIFYQGMAWIKLGERDKAQTIFNRLVNYGREHRHDEITLDYFAVSLPNLLIFDDDLNLRNKLHCDYITGLGLLGLGNTTEASSLLRNVLKEDAMHFGAKTHLDLLYTTNAESTIK; from the coding sequence ATGAATAAAAGTACTGTGCAGGCTTGGGTTGAAACAGTGATAATACCCACTTATGAAGTTGGAGCACCTGATAAAAACCCCATGTTTTTTGAAAAGCGCGTTTACCAGGGAAGCAGTGGTGTGGTTTACCCCAACCCAGTTATAGAAAAAATTTTTGACGAAAAGGTAGATAAACCTTACCAGGCCATTTTTCTGGAAAACCAGTATCTGAAAATAATGATTCTACCCGAACTGGGTGGCCGCGTTCAGATGGCTTGGGACAAAGTTAAAGAGCGGCATTTTATTTATTATAATCAGGTGATTAAGCCTGCACTGGTAGGACTGTGCGGCCCATGGATATCTGGTGGCATTGAGTTTAACTGGCCGCAGCATCACCGCCCAAGCACCTATGAGCCGGTTGATTTTTCAATTGAAGAAAATGCCGATGGTAGCACGACTGTTTGGGTGAATGAAATCGAAAAAATGTTTCGTACCAAAGGTATGGCTGGTTTTACGCTGCACCCCGATAAAGCTTATCTCGAAATTAAAGCCAAGCTTTATAACCGAACCAATATGCCACAAACTTTTTTGTGGTGGGCAAACCCGGCTGTTGCAGTAAATGACGACTATCAGTCTGTATTTCCATCGGATGTTAACGCGGTATTTGACCACGGCAAACGCGACGTATCTGCTTTTCCTATTGCTACGGGGACCTATTATAAAGTTGATTATTCGCCAGGTACCGACATTTCCAGATATAAGAATATAAAGGTACCAACCTCTTATATGGCGGTAAATTCTGATTATAATTTTGTTGGCGGCTATGAGCACGATACTAGGGCCGGCGTACTGCACGTGGCCAACCATCACGTTTCGCCCGGTAAAAAGCAATGGACCTGGGGCTGCGGAGACTTTGGCGTTGCCTGGGACCGAAACCTAACAGACGAGGACGGTCCATACATAGAGTTGATGACGGGGGTGTTTACAGATAATCAGCCCGATTTTTCATGGTTGATGCCCTATGAAGAAAAATCTTTCACACAGTATTTTATGCCTTACCGGGAGCTGGGAATGGTTAAGAACGCCAGTAAGGATGTCATGTTGAGCGCCGATATTAAAGATTGCCGGTTAACTGTTAAACTTTTTGCAACCTGTAAGCTAAGTAACATAAGTGTAATTATCGCTGTTCGTGGTTGTGAAATTGCACGGGAAGTAATTTCAATTTCGCCTGAAATAGTTTTCGATCAAAGTTATGAAGTAGATGCTGAGTGTCGGGAAATGGATCTTTTAATACGTATTACCGACGTTTATAACTCAGAAATGCTTCGCTATGATCCTGCAAACAATCGCAATAATGACATACCCGAACCCGCTAAGCCTGCACTAACACCTCAGGAAACCGAATCAACGGAGCAATTATTTTTAACTGGCCAGCATTTGGAGCAATACAGGCACGCCACTTATAGCCCTGTTCCGTATTATGAAGAAGCACTTAAAAGAGATCCTGCTGATTATAGGAACAACAATGCGTTAGGTGCATGGTACCTGCGCCGTGGGCAGTTTAAAAAAAGCGAGAACTATTTCAGAACTGCAATTGCAACCATCACCGGCCGCAATCCTAATCCTTATGACAGTGAAGCTTATTACAATCTGGGCCTTTCCCTAAAATATCAAAACCATATCAACGAGGCTTACAACGCTTTTTTTAAGTCTACCTGGAGTAGCGCCTGGCAGGATGCCGGATATTTTTCGGTTGCGCAAATAGATATGATCAGGTCGCACCATGAACTGGCGCTCGAACACATCAACTGGGCAATAGACCGTAATGCCAGAAACGGAAAGGCCCATGCCCTTAAAATTTGTGCTTTGCGAAAGCTTGGCCGTATTACAGAGGCTATGGAGGCGGCTAATAGCGCGTTAAAAAGAGATTACTTTAATGTTGGTGCCCGGTATGAGCTTGTACAATGTTATTTGCAAAACGGGCAGTTAAACGATGCAGATAAGGAACTAACAGAAATTGAGGTAACCAGCCGCTTAACAGCAAATACGTTGTTAGAATATGCTATTGACTATGCAGCTATGGGAGAATATAAACTAGCTGTTGAGTTACTGCAATTAACTAAAGAAGATTTGCGTACCCCAATGACTTTTTATTATATCGGTTACTACGCCGAGCTTTTGGGTAATGCTTCGCTTTCAGCCACTTCACTTAAACAGGCGCAAATGGCAGATTCAGCCTACTGCTTTCCAAATAAGTTGGAGGATATTTTGGTGCTTACTTATGCGTTGGAGGTAAACCCAGCTGATGCAAAAGCTGCGTTTTATATGGGTAACCTTTGGTATGATAAGCGTCAGTATGATGAGGCAATTGCTGCCTGGGAAAAATCAATGGCAAGTGATGATCAATTTTCTATCGTATTAAGAAATCTAGCTATAGCCTATTTTAATAAAAAAGGAAAATCGGCTGAAGCACTTACACTTTTTGAACAAGCTTTTGCCCTCAATCCGGCCGATGCACGTGTGCTGATGGAGTTAGATCAATTTTATAAAAGATTAAACGTTGCACCCCAGAAAAGACTCAATCACCTCACTTGTAACAACGCAGTAACCAACCTTCGGGACGATTTATATTTGGAGATTGCTGCATTGCATAATTTTTTAGGTCAGCCCGAAAAGGCTAATCAATTAATAAGCAACCGCAAGTTTCATCCCTGGGAAGGAGGAGAAGGTAGAGTATCCGGACAGTATATTTACAGCCTGGTTGAAATTGCCAAAAAGCAAATAAGCAGCGGAGACTATAGGGGAGCCATTGAAAATTTAACCCTTGCCCAAAGTTATCCTGATAATTTAGGAGAGGGAAAACTGCATGGTGCGCAAGAAAATGATATTTACTATTGGCTTGGGTGCGCTTATGAACAACTAAACGAAAATGAGGAGGCGCAGCTGTACTTTAAAAAGGCATCAACTGGCCTTTCAGAACCTAGTGCGGCTATGTTTTACAACGATCAGCAACCAGACAAAATTTTTTATCAGGGTATGGCCTGGATAAAGTTAGGCGAGCGTGATAAGGCTCAAACCATATTTAATCGTCTGGTAAATTACGGACGAGAGCACCGGCATGATGAAATTACATTGGATTATTTTGCCGTATCGTTGCCTAATCTTCTAATATTTGATGATGATTTAAATTTAAGAAATAAGCTGCATTGTGATTACATTACCGGTTTAGGGCTTCTTGGCTTGGGTAACACTACCGAGGCTTCTTCCCTTCTCCGAAACGTTTTGAAAGAGGATGCTATGCATTTTGGTGCTAAAACACACCTGGATTTGCTTTATACCACCAATGCAGAAAGTACTATTAAATAA
- a CDS encoding sugar-binding domain-containing protein, with translation MVIINCLKKVLMRRVAFCACLSILLVATTIAATAQTLSLAGQWRFKIDRENKGTAEKWYARNLEDNIRLPGSMAQNGKGDDITLKTPWTGTIYDSSFYFNPRLAKFRQAGNIKLPFWLTPAKYYVGAAWYQHNVNIPAAWKGKRIVLFLERAHTETHVWVDDHEAGMQNSLVAPHQYDLTDYLSTGPHRISICVDNRIKAINVGPDSHSITDHTQGNWNGIIGKIELQTAPLTYLDDIQVYPDVKAKVARVKLQLNNNGNSSFAGQVVLSAKSFNTAKVHQTQLIKTNVSIAGKQTKSIEVVLPLGSGMQTWDEFNPALYALTAVITSKGQSLEQRQAEFGMREFTIQGTHFLINGRPVFLRGTVNNCEFPLTGYPSTNIADWMRIFKVARAHGLNHMRFHSWCPPQEAFMAADRVGFYLQPEGPSWPNHGPKIGLGQPIDQYLYDETNRMAKHYGNFASFCMLSGGNEPAGNQVAYLNAFVDYWKKKDSRRVYTGMSVGGSWPVVPNAEYQVRGGVRGLAWEKRPESISDFTAGIGKFNVPFVAHEMGQWCVFPDFGEIKEYTGVYRAKNFELFQEDLKDQGMADQGRDFLRASGKLQVLCYKNEIEKTLRTPNYAGFQLLGLQDFPGQGTALVGVLNAFWKEKEYITSKEFARFCNTTVPLVQVPKFVFTNDEVLKAGIMVAHSGNAPLRNTTFKWTIKNEKGVLLTQGNFQVKTINNGNGIPVGNVNWPLSSIKQATQLKFEVSIVGTPYANDWNVWVYPAKPEAIKNEVYYTNAFDEKAKAVLDKGGKVFLNIAGQVVKGKEVIMHFLPVFWNTSWFKMRPPHVTGMLIQDQSSAFANFPTSYHSDLQWWEIANRAQVMVLEDFPAGFKPLVQPIDTWFLNRRLALVYEAKVGNGKIIVSSADLGPAIDADKPAARQLYRSLLQYMASEKFNPTGEVSFEVIKDVMVSPSKYQFSTFTKESPDELKPNSNQIKPKSNE, from the coding sequence ATGGTTATCATAAATTGCCTGAAAAAGGTTTTAATGCGTAGGGTTGCATTTTGTGCTTGCCTAAGTATTTTATTGGTAGCAACTACAATTGCTGCAACAGCGCAAACATTGTCTTTAGCCGGGCAATGGCGCTTTAAAATAGACCGCGAAAATAAAGGTACTGCAGAAAAGTGGTACGCCCGTAATTTAGAAGACAATATCCGGCTCCCGGGCTCAATGGCTCAAAATGGAAAAGGTGATGATATTACGCTTAAAACACCATGGACAGGTACTATTTATGATAGCTCCTTTTACTTCAATCCGAGGCTGGCCAAATTCAGGCAGGCGGGCAATATCAAGCTCCCTTTTTGGTTAACCCCCGCCAAATACTATGTTGGCGCTGCCTGGTACCAGCACAACGTGAACATTCCGGCCGCATGGAAAGGGAAACGAATAGTATTGTTTTTAGAAAGGGCACACACCGAAACGCATGTTTGGGTAGATGACCATGAAGCCGGGATGCAAAACAGCCTGGTAGCGCCGCACCAGTATGATCTGACAGACTACCTTTCAACTGGCCCGCACCGAATCAGCATTTGTGTTGATAACCGAATCAAAGCGATTAACGTTGGGCCCGATTCGCATAGCATAACCGATCATACGCAAGGTAACTGGAATGGCATAATTGGTAAAATAGAATTACAAACCGCCCCGTTAACATACCTTGACGATATACAAGTTTACCCCGATGTAAAAGCTAAAGTGGCCAGAGTGAAATTGCAATTGAATAATAATGGCAACTCAAGTTTTGCCGGGCAAGTAGTACTGTCGGCCAAAAGCTTTAATACTGCAAAGGTGCACCAAACGCAGCTCATTAAAACGAATGTGAGTATTGCCGGTAAGCAAACCAAAAGCATTGAAGTGGTTTTGCCATTAGGTAGCGGCATGCAAACCTGGGATGAGTTTAACCCGGCTTTATATGCGCTTACGGCTGTTATAACCAGTAAAGGACAAAGCCTTGAACAACGGCAGGCCGAATTTGGCATGCGTGAGTTTACCATACAGGGCACACATTTTTTAATAAACGGAAGGCCTGTGTTTTTGCGTGGTACGGTTAACAATTGCGAGTTTCCATTAACTGGTTACCCATCAACCAATATAGCTGATTGGATGCGCATTTTTAAAGTGGCTCGTGCACATGGTTTAAACCACATGCGTTTCCACTCATGGTGCCCACCGCAGGAAGCCTTTATGGCAGCTGATAGGGTTGGTTTCTATCTGCAGCCCGAAGGCCCAAGTTGGCCAAATCATGGTCCTAAAATTGGCTTGGGACAACCCATAGATCAGTACTTGTATGATGAAACTAACCGCATGGCTAAGCATTATGGCAATTTTGCTTCGTTTTGCATGCTGTCTGGCGGAAACGAACCTGCAGGGAACCAGGTGGCCTACCTTAATGCCTTTGTGGATTACTGGAAGAAGAAAGATTCCCGCCGGGTTTATACAGGGATGTCTGTTGGTGGCAGCTGGCCGGTAGTCCCCAATGCCGAGTACCAGGTGCGGGGAGGCGTGCGTGGCCTTGCCTGGGAAAAGAGGCCTGAAAGCATCTCTGACTTTACCGCCGGTATTGGCAAATTTAATGTTCCGTTTGTTGCTCATGAAATGGGCCAATGGTGTGTTTTTCCTGATTTTGGTGAAATAAAAGAATATACAGGCGTTTACAGAGCTAAAAACTTTGAGCTGTTTCAAGAGGATCTGAAAGACCAGGGCATGGCAGATCAGGGCCGTGATTTTTTAAGAGCATCCGGAAAGCTGCAGGTGCTTTGTTATAAAAACGAGATAGAGAAAACCTTGCGTACGCCAAATTATGCAGGCTTTCAACTACTGGGCCTTCAAGATTTTCCGGGCCAGGGTACAGCATTAGTAGGCGTGCTTAATGCGTTTTGGAAAGAAAAAGAATACATCACGTCAAAAGAGTTTGCACGTTTTTGCAATACAACGGTGCCACTGGTGCAGGTGCCTAAATTTGTTTTTACCAACGATGAAGTATTGAAGGCTGGTATCATGGTTGCCCATTCAGGCAATGCGCCGCTTCGGAACACAACGTTTAAGTGGACTATTAAAAATGAGAAAGGGGTGTTGTTAACGCAAGGTAATTTCCAAGTCAAAACCATCAATAACGGCAACGGCATCCCGGTTGGCAATGTTAATTGGCCGCTAAGCAGTATTAAGCAGGCAACGCAATTAAAATTCGAAGTTAGCATTGTAGGTACGCCATATGCAAACGATTGGAATGTTTGGGTATATCCGGCTAAACCTGAGGCAATAAAGAATGAAGTATATTATACCAATGCCTTTGATGAGAAAGCAAAAGCTGTATTAGATAAAGGTGGCAAGGTGTTTTTAAATATAGCCGGGCAGGTAGTAAAGGGTAAAGAGGTAATTATGCATTTTTTACCGGTATTTTGGAACACATCCTGGTTTAAAATGCGCCCACCACATGTAACCGGTATGCTTATACAGGATCAAAGTTCAGCTTTTGCCAATTTTCCAACCAGTTACCACAGTGATTTGCAATGGTGGGAGATTGCCAATCGTGCACAGGTAATGGTGCTGGAGGATTTCCCTGCTGGCTTTAAACCCCTGGTACAACCAATTGATACATGGTTTTTGAACCGCCGCTTAGCGTTAGTATATGAAGCCAAAGTAGGAAATGGTAAAATTATAGTATCAAGCGCAGACTTAGGACCAGCCATAGACGCTGATAAGCCAGCGGCCCGCCAGCTGTACCGTAGTTTGCTGCAGTATATGGCATCTGAAAAATTTAATCCCACCGGTGAGGTAAGCTTTGAAGTAATTAAGGATGTGATGGTAAGTCCTTCCAAATACCAATTTAGCACTTTTACTAAGGAAAGTCCGGATGAATTAAAACCGAATTCAAATCAAATCAAGCCTAAAAGTAATGAGTAA